One Microbacterium trichothecenolyticum DNA window includes the following coding sequences:
- a CDS encoding NAD(P)H-binding protein codes for MSILVVGASGAVGGAVVAGLLDRGERVRATSRTPQKLALPAEVEVFAADLDDPASFTDALRGVERVFLYADLAEPEALLATFATAGVRHVVVLSSSSVTFPGAAEDFNGSRFLRVEEAVVRSGLAYTFLRPGGFASNAARWSWGVKGESAVPLPYPEAVQAPIHEQDIADVAVVALTTDALVGAAPVLTGPERLTLREQVALIGDVIGRPVAVIEQTEAESSAMLSRFVPEVWVRQIIKDWREAVGATPPISDEYTRITGRPSRTFRGWVVDHADLFR; via the coding sequence ATGTCAATTCTTGTTGTCGGTGCCAGTGGCGCCGTGGGTGGTGCGGTCGTCGCGGGTCTGCTCGATCGGGGGGAGCGGGTGCGCGCGACCAGCCGCACGCCGCAGAAGCTGGCTCTGCCGGCGGAGGTGGAGGTGTTCGCGGCGGACCTCGATGACCCAGCGTCGTTCACCGACGCCCTGAGGGGTGTCGAGCGCGTCTTCCTCTACGCCGACCTCGCCGAGCCGGAGGCATTGTTGGCGACCTTCGCGACCGCGGGCGTGCGTCACGTGGTCGTCCTGTCGTCGTCGTCCGTGACGTTTCCGGGCGCGGCCGAGGACTTCAACGGGTCGCGCTTCCTCCGGGTGGAGGAGGCCGTCGTGCGGTCGGGCCTCGCGTACACGTTCCTGCGGCCGGGCGGATTCGCGAGCAACGCGGCCCGCTGGAGCTGGGGCGTGAAGGGTGAGAGCGCCGTTCCGCTGCCGTACCCCGAGGCGGTGCAGGCGCCCATTCACGAGCAGGACATCGCCGATGTCGCCGTGGTCGCCCTCACCACCGACGCCCTCGTGGGTGCCGCGCCGGTGCTCACCGGACCGGAGCGTCTGACCCTGCGCGAGCAGGTCGCGCTGATCGGTGACGTCATCGGACGCCCGGTGGCGGTGATCGAACAGACCGAGGCGGAGTCGTCGGCGATGCTGTCGCGGTTCGTCCCCGAGGTATGGGTGCGGCAGATCATCAAGGACTGGCGCGAGGCGGTCGGCGCGACCCCGCCCATCTCCGACGAGTACACCCGCATCACGGGACGCCCGTCGCGCACCTTCCGCGGGTGGGTCGTCGACCACGCCGATCTGTTCCGCTGA
- a CDS encoding type IV toxin-antitoxin system AbiEi family antitoxin domain-containing protein, whose protein sequence is MDALEALELAGSTQRGLVTTAQAREAGLSGVDLTRLADAGKLLRVRHGVYVLPSAGSDRLQDLRAAWLAASANGEVVVSRASASAVHGLGDLVPAAHEFTAAVRRQSTLPDVRFHRAALEDVDVTVVDGLPVTTVVRTVGDLVASSLDSDQLARVLSDAVERPGVDVEALVTVLTPYAARYGFDSGRAMLAEVAPGYLAATLRSVVDEAVMLSSQFRQQALDLLEEPGGANALLALFHDRLARGDSPVRKDT, encoded by the coding sequence GTGGATGCGTTGGAGGCCCTCGAGCTTGCGGGTTCGACTCAGCGCGGTCTGGTGACGACCGCTCAGGCGCGCGAAGCGGGCCTGAGCGGGGTCGACCTGACACGCCTTGCCGACGCAGGCAAGCTTCTTCGTGTCCGCCACGGCGTGTACGTACTGCCGTCGGCCGGTTCGGATCGTCTACAGGATTTGCGGGCTGCATGGTTGGCAGCCTCAGCGAACGGAGAGGTCGTCGTCTCGAGGGCGTCGGCGTCGGCCGTGCACGGCCTCGGCGATCTCGTCCCGGCGGCGCACGAGTTCACCGCGGCCGTGCGGCGGCAGAGCACGCTTCCCGATGTTCGCTTCCACCGTGCCGCTCTCGAAGACGTCGATGTGACCGTGGTCGATGGCCTGCCCGTCACGACCGTGGTCCGCACGGTCGGCGATCTCGTCGCGTCATCGCTGGATTCGGATCAGCTCGCGCGGGTGCTGTCCGATGCGGTGGAGCGTCCCGGTGTCGACGTGGAGGCTCTCGTGACCGTGCTCACACCCTATGCTGCTCGGTACGGATTCGATTCGGGACGCGCAATGCTGGCGGAGGTGGCGCCCGGATACCTCGCTGCGACGCTTCGCAGCGTTGTTGACGAAGCCGTGATGCTTTCGAGCCAGTTTCGACAGCAGGCGCTGGACCTTCTCGAAGAGCCGGGCGGCGCGAACGCGCTCTTGGCGCTCTTCCACGACCGGCTCGCCCGCGGCGATTCACCCGTGCGGAAGGACACGTAG
- a CDS encoding nucleotidyl transferase AbiEii/AbiGii toxin family protein translates to MALTAVELARFARSVGAKLNTEARHRGVAADVIRKQYVFTLFLSRLFGADPQPPWVLLGGNALLIRTGGGRFTQDIDLARQSAWTTAEDVRCELQSLADAPAARDPFTFIIASVEAHSEVDPFGYGAKTASAKVQARLGSQVFEVFTIDLTERRHLDVPVDHVPLRVVIPHATLSELPSVPTTPLENHLADKVCAMYELHGRDRTSPSTRYRDLADIVRILDAGPLNAERLITVLGRESGRRRMTLPERLVAPSDQWRDAFPRQARTFAEYPSRLYPLDASLDEARSCLDPILSGERTSGTWDSETRSWFE, encoded by the coding sequence GTGGCGCTGACAGCAGTCGAGCTCGCCCGCTTTGCTCGTTCGGTCGGCGCGAAGCTGAACACGGAGGCTCGCCACCGCGGCGTCGCAGCGGATGTCATCCGTAAGCAGTACGTTTTCACGCTGTTCTTGAGCAGGCTCTTCGGCGCGGACCCTCAGCCGCCATGGGTGCTCCTCGGGGGGAACGCGCTCCTCATCCGAACAGGTGGAGGGCGGTTCACGCAGGACATCGACCTGGCTCGCCAGAGTGCATGGACAACAGCCGAAGACGTGCGATGCGAGCTGCAGTCGCTCGCTGATGCTCCTGCTGCTCGAGACCCGTTCACGTTCATCATCGCCTCGGTCGAAGCGCACTCCGAAGTCGACCCGTTCGGCTATGGAGCGAAGACGGCAAGCGCGAAGGTGCAGGCCCGACTCGGTTCACAGGTGTTCGAGGTGTTCACTATCGATCTCACGGAGCGACGCCACCTCGATGTTCCCGTCGACCACGTGCCGTTGAGGGTGGTAATCCCGCACGCGACTCTCTCTGAGCTTCCATCGGTGCCGACGACCCCGCTGGAGAATCACCTGGCCGACAAGGTATGCGCGATGTATGAGTTGCACGGCCGTGACCGAACCTCTCCGTCGACTCGATACCGGGACCTCGCCGACATCGTTCGCATCTTGGATGCCGGTCCCCTCAACGCAGAGCGTTTGATCACGGTGCTGGGCCGTGAATCGGGTCGACGCAGGATGACCTTGCCAGAGCGACTGGTGGCGCCTTCAGATCAGTGGCGCGATGCGTTCCCGCGCCAGGCAAGGACATTCGCCGAATACCCGAGCCGGCTCTATCCGCTCGACGCGTCCTTGGACGAGGCCCGTTCGTGTCTGGACCCGATTCTGTCGGGTGAACGAACATCGGGTACGTGGGATTCCGAGACGCGGTCCTGGTTCGAATAA
- a CDS encoding DUF3375 family protein: MDLEEVDRLWEQHPAWRLLRARNAPLVLAFLGERFIDDRLGMGDGPPGQVTSARPVGVLASGGVTGSHFAASSSISA, translated from the coding sequence ATGGACCTGGAAGAAGTAGACCGGCTGTGGGAGCAGCATCCGGCGTGGAGACTGCTGCGGGCGCGCAACGCGCCGCTCGTCCTTGCCTTTCTCGGTGAGCGATTTATCGATGATCGATTGGGAATGGGCGATGGCCCGCCTGGGCAGGTGACATCCGCACGTCCCGTCGGAGTCCTTGCCTCCGGGGGCGTGACCGGGTCTCACTTCGCGGCCAGTTCTTCGATATCGGCATGA
- a CDS encoding DUF3320 domain-containing protein encodes MTIDTRHIIGGSVDDLAEGLRPFIERVFAERLPDGPSWVQILAHKDELAGRPTSHHHANDVGLMLRVMTEKLGNLGYPFDGRLSRQATNWSSELREVRNKYAHQVDFSLAETYRALDSAELLLREIGAEDEAQRIAARKSAVLAALGGGVTGRPLPSPPSAPLPAPPVVPPPATAPPETATSPSPESEAAETLPLTRRQRREQPETDESATPPSPASSAHLSLDAVSELSYAMAHARIVPVQEVRVLYTGPELRGASLAIEASTANGSLGAPKVVILDLAPGLKTLVGLDLLSLDPAAMLQVDTEQPGSITLTLRGPDGAVIADHRHPVTVLAANQWIARELHLGLELLASFAQPQSAALTPVLRRASDVLGQSSGRTELDGYQSDNPARVDAMVAAIWDAVRELDIRYAEPPASWGLRGQKIRTPQEVLEGRLGTCLDTTLTLAALLEQVGINSTLWAVDGHIFLGYWRENGSLGLPATTDIEEAVNLAKLGRISLLETTQVTGGAGSAPFDVARATPQPYLESRRGEILGITDVRAARENGIFPLPSRTVDADGEVTVVEYRPLDRVLAPFVADQRDAQGRAVAPPRVAQWKNALLDLSLRNRLINFTSRAGYQLAVPGAALGRLEDMINGGASVTLLASDDVPEIARERGIRFGRDRDAAEREALLADKRQAHLTDVTQAAYTTRLRALAAKAKTVTEETGANNLYLAFGTLRWEFNDRQLQSPLVLVPVTLESVSRGQSFRLVLDEAGASTPNYCLLEKLKVSFGIEVPGLANPSTDAAGIDLGAAFDAVRQAMVDAKRPFVVEDTVHLGILQFAKFRLWKDLDDNWEELATNSLVTHLIQSPNEAYIDAVPAPVDVDLDALSAQVPVSADSSQLEAVVEAVEGRTFVLEGPPGTGKSQTITNLLARSLASGKRVLFVAEKRAALEVVKDRLDAVGLGAFSLDLHDKGARPNAVREQLRAALDATARPDRAALTAQREAAESSRGTLSRYAQRVHEPNAAGLSLYSARSQMLASAADIPPLDVPHSLVASGDHIDQLRTLLRELPAVSDLARPAPTHPWGFVDDPDIDAAALHRAARDFDDALAAIGPNDLLSRVQTPQQVEAWAGVARAPRHALDDVDRVQPGSIDDLARRLAAAAAQPPAWLAQVDPRVLSRNVREIHAAAQAADASSFFGRKKRRRAVLAQFATDLRVDQAAIDLRRLSTLTGAMVETAAQVDELRGELQRQPVVVASPDVNPYLPGSAEQVGAALTWVGWLSMALASDASAAGDLRSDLRRVYETTAPDAASAERYAALAAAWRAMAAAAGGGASPDQLALWAGDEGVAATWERTRTARNLATTEPVTLGRWIDLLRHVEPLRRHGMDEAREAILAGRVRADDAALAFDKGVASASIDEREDATALSDFDPAAHNRTIARFAASSAAIRGELPRALPADILSQRRFDPTFDGGDMGALKRQLSRQRGGDSVRTLMDKYGDLITQITPCMLMSPESVARFFPARAGMFDIVVFDEASQIRVADAVGAMGRARSVVVVGDSKQMPPSTFAEVTADVDEAEADAGVVADEESILTECTQARVPSKWLSWHYRSQDEALIAFSNHQYYESRLSSFPAPLRDFTASVFDGRAAKKPDYGLSLVRVDGQFERSGGRGILRTNRVEAQMIVDEVIRRFAAAGDTAPSIGIITFNVQQRDLIDNMLRDAPDERIGRALDERDGLFVKNLESVQGDERDTILFSVAFSKNDRGMLPLNFGPLSRAGGERRLNVAVTRARRQVVLYASFDPAELRAEQTSARGLKDLKSYLELAARGVAPTDDSTIRVPVIDRHRDEIAAVLTERGLVVKTDVGLSDFRIDLTLASASDPAQPLVAVLLDGEGWRARRTVADRDGLPVDVLGRLMRWPGIERVWLPEWLDDPDGTADRLVAAVEAAEAGGLSVAAAAVAAADDLVPLATEEPLEALRDGTPPGVEDEEVVAVTHPHVRPFVPWPMTTSGGVGVLDALPSRSAVERVRAALVEVIAAEGPISRARLVRLVAESFGLSRVSGARAAAILELIPATSLRPGDEQFVWPTDVDVATWRDVRTSAPGESRPLESVALEEIANAMAVVAQLGGGVREDEIKREALRLFGGKRMTPQISERLAEALTVAVATRRVELAPSGAYLARF; translated from the coding sequence ATGACTATCGATACACGTCACATCATCGGCGGGTCCGTCGACGACCTGGCAGAGGGTCTTCGTCCATTCATCGAGCGAGTGTTCGCGGAGCGTCTCCCGGACGGGCCGTCGTGGGTGCAGATTCTCGCGCACAAAGACGAGCTTGCGGGCAGACCCACCTCGCACCATCACGCGAATGATGTCGGACTGATGCTGCGGGTGATGACCGAGAAGTTGGGCAACCTCGGCTACCCCTTCGACGGGCGTCTTTCCCGACAGGCGACGAACTGGTCGAGTGAGCTGCGTGAGGTGCGTAACAAGTACGCGCATCAGGTCGATTTCAGTCTCGCCGAGACGTATCGGGCGCTCGATTCGGCCGAATTGCTCCTGCGCGAGATCGGTGCGGAGGACGAAGCGCAGCGGATTGCGGCGCGCAAGTCGGCGGTGCTGGCGGCGCTGGGCGGTGGCGTCACGGGCCGCCCGCTTCCGTCACCGCCCAGTGCCCCGCTCCCCGCGCCACCTGTTGTTCCACCTCCTGCGACGGCTCCGCCGGAGACCGCCACCTCACCATCCCCCGAGTCGGAGGCCGCGGAAACGTTGCCGCTCACCCGCCGTCAACGGCGCGAGCAGCCCGAAACGGACGAGTCCGCGACACCACCCAGTCCGGCGTCGAGCGCGCATCTGTCGCTCGACGCGGTCAGCGAGCTCAGCTACGCCATGGCACACGCGCGCATCGTGCCGGTGCAGGAGGTTCGGGTCTTGTACACCGGGCCCGAGCTTCGCGGAGCATCCCTCGCGATCGAGGCCAGCACGGCGAACGGTTCGCTGGGGGCGCCCAAAGTCGTGATTCTCGACCTCGCGCCCGGTCTCAAGACGCTCGTTGGGCTCGACCTGCTGTCGCTCGATCCCGCTGCGATGCTCCAAGTCGACACGGAGCAGCCTGGCTCCATCACCCTCACTCTGCGTGGCCCGGACGGCGCGGTGATCGCCGATCATCGGCATCCGGTCACTGTTCTTGCGGCGAACCAGTGGATCGCCCGGGAGCTGCACCTCGGCCTCGAGCTCCTGGCATCCTTCGCTCAGCCGCAGTCGGCCGCGCTGACGCCGGTCCTGCGACGAGCCTCGGACGTGCTGGGACAGTCGAGCGGCCGCACAGAGCTCGACGGGTATCAGAGCGACAACCCGGCGCGGGTGGACGCGATGGTCGCGGCCATCTGGGATGCCGTGCGCGAACTCGACATCCGCTATGCGGAGCCTCCGGCGAGTTGGGGCCTGCGAGGTCAGAAGATCCGCACGCCGCAAGAAGTGCTTGAGGGACGACTCGGAACGTGCCTCGATACGACCTTGACGCTCGCCGCGTTGCTCGAGCAGGTCGGAATCAACTCGACGCTGTGGGCCGTGGACGGTCACATCTTCCTCGGGTACTGGCGTGAGAACGGCAGCCTCGGCCTGCCCGCGACCACCGACATCGAAGAAGCGGTCAACCTCGCGAAGCTGGGCCGAATCTCACTGCTTGAGACGACACAGGTGACCGGCGGCGCGGGATCCGCCCCGTTCGACGTCGCCCGCGCCACGCCGCAGCCCTACCTCGAGTCGCGCCGCGGCGAGATTCTCGGCATCACCGACGTGCGCGCGGCCCGCGAGAACGGAATCTTCCCGCTCCCCAGCCGCACGGTGGATGCCGACGGCGAGGTGACCGTCGTCGAGTATCGCCCGCTGGACCGCGTGCTGGCGCCTTTCGTCGCCGACCAGCGCGATGCGCAGGGCCGCGCAGTGGCTCCGCCGCGCGTGGCGCAGTGGAAGAACGCTCTGCTCGATCTGAGTCTGCGCAATCGCCTCATCAACTTCACGAGTCGCGCGGGCTATCAACTCGCGGTGCCGGGGGCGGCACTGGGCCGCCTCGAGGACATGATCAACGGGGGAGCGAGCGTCACGCTTCTCGCGTCCGACGACGTCCCCGAGATCGCGCGCGAGCGTGGCATCCGCTTCGGTCGCGACCGCGACGCGGCCGAACGAGAGGCGCTTCTGGCCGACAAGAGGCAGGCGCACCTGACCGACGTCACACAGGCGGCCTACACGACGAGGCTGCGCGCTTTGGCCGCGAAAGCGAAGACCGTCACCGAAGAGACCGGCGCGAACAACCTGTACCTCGCCTTCGGCACCCTGCGATGGGAGTTCAACGACCGGCAGCTGCAATCCCCGCTCGTTCTCGTCCCGGTGACTCTGGAGAGCGTGTCGCGTGGTCAGTCCTTCCGTCTCGTCCTCGACGAGGCCGGTGCGTCCACGCCGAACTACTGCCTCCTCGAGAAGCTGAAGGTGAGTTTCGGCATCGAGGTGCCCGGGCTCGCGAATCCGTCGACGGATGCCGCGGGGATCGACCTCGGCGCGGCGTTCGACGCGGTGCGCCAGGCGATGGTCGACGCCAAGCGGCCCTTCGTCGTGGAGGACACCGTTCACCTCGGCATCCTGCAGTTCGCGAAGTTCCGGCTCTGGAAGGATCTCGACGACAACTGGGAAGAGCTCGCGACGAACTCGCTCGTCACCCACCTCATCCAGTCGCCGAATGAGGCCTACATCGATGCGGTACCGGCGCCGGTCGACGTCGATCTCGATGCGCTGTCGGCGCAGGTCCCCGTCTCCGCGGACTCGTCGCAACTCGAGGCCGTGGTCGAAGCCGTCGAGGGCCGCACGTTCGTGCTCGAAGGCCCCCCGGGCACCGGCAAGTCGCAGACCATCACGAACCTGCTGGCCCGGTCGTTGGCATCCGGGAAGCGCGTGCTGTTCGTGGCGGAGAAGCGTGCGGCGCTGGAGGTCGTGAAAGACAGATTGGATGCCGTCGGGCTCGGCGCCTTCTCGCTCGACCTGCATGACAAGGGTGCACGGCCGAATGCCGTGCGCGAGCAACTCCGGGCGGCGCTCGACGCCACTGCCCGGCCCGATCGCGCGGCGCTGACGGCGCAGCGCGAGGCGGCGGAGTCCAGCCGCGGCACGCTGTCGCGCTACGCGCAGCGGGTGCACGAACCGAACGCGGCGGGTCTGTCCCTGTACTCGGCTCGATCGCAGATGTTGGCATCCGCCGCGGACATCCCGCCCTTGGACGTGCCGCATTCCCTGGTTGCGTCGGGCGATCACATCGACCAGCTGCGCACACTTCTGCGAGAGCTGCCGGCGGTCAGTGATCTCGCCCGCCCGGCACCGACGCATCCGTGGGGCTTCGTCGATGATCCCGATATCGACGCGGCCGCTCTGCATCGCGCGGCCCGCGACTTCGACGACGCGCTCGCAGCCATCGGTCCGAATGACCTGCTGTCTCGCGTGCAGACGCCGCAACAGGTGGAAGCGTGGGCGGGTGTCGCTCGCGCGCCGCGCCATGCTCTCGACGACGTCGACCGAGTGCAGCCCGGGTCGATCGATGACCTCGCTCGGCGGCTTGCAGCGGCGGCCGCGCAGCCGCCCGCATGGCTCGCCCAGGTCGATCCGCGGGTGCTCTCGCGAAACGTTCGCGAGATTCACGCGGCCGCCCAGGCCGCGGATGCGTCCTCTTTCTTCGGTCGCAAGAAGCGTCGGCGTGCCGTGCTGGCCCAGTTTGCGACCGACCTGCGCGTCGATCAGGCCGCGATCGACCTGCGCAGGCTGTCGACACTCACCGGCGCCATGGTCGAGACGGCCGCACAGGTCGACGAGCTGCGCGGCGAGCTGCAGCGACAGCCCGTCGTCGTCGCGTCCCCGGACGTCAACCCCTACCTGCCTGGCTCGGCGGAGCAGGTGGGAGCCGCCCTGACGTGGGTGGGGTGGCTCTCGATGGCGCTCGCGTCCGATGCCTCGGCTGCCGGAGACCTGCGCTCAGACCTGCGCCGTGTCTACGAGACCACGGCCCCGGATGCAGCGTCGGCCGAGCGATACGCGGCGCTCGCCGCCGCATGGCGGGCAATGGCAGCTGCAGCGGGAGGTGGCGCGTCTCCTGACCAGCTCGCCCTCTGGGCCGGGGATGAAGGAGTTGCGGCGACCTGGGAACGCACTCGTACGGCGCGCAACCTCGCGACGACCGAACCGGTCACGCTCGGCCGCTGGATCGACCTGCTCCGACACGTGGAACCTCTGCGGCGCCACGGGATGGATGAAGCGCGGGAGGCGATTCTGGCCGGGCGCGTCCGTGCCGACGACGCGGCGCTCGCCTTCGACAAGGGTGTCGCCTCGGCATCCATCGATGAACGCGAAGACGCCACCGCGCTCAGCGACTTCGATCCTGCGGCACACAACCGCACGATCGCCCGGTTTGCCGCGAGTTCGGCAGCCATCCGTGGTGAGCTTCCGCGGGCTCTGCCCGCTGACATCCTGTCGCAGCGGCGGTTCGATCCGACCTTCGACGGCGGCGACATGGGCGCGCTCAAACGTCAGCTCTCGAGGCAGCGCGGCGGGGACAGCGTGCGGACGCTCATGGACAAGTACGGCGATCTGATCACGCAGATCACGCCGTGCATGCTCATGAGTCCGGAATCGGTCGCGCGGTTCTTCCCCGCCCGCGCCGGGATGTTCGACATCGTGGTGTTCGACGAGGCGTCGCAGATTCGTGTGGCGGATGCCGTGGGCGCGATGGGGCGAGCGCGTTCCGTCGTGGTGGTGGGAGACTCCAAGCAGATGCCGCCGTCGACCTTCGCCGAGGTGACGGCCGACGTCGACGAGGCGGAGGCCGATGCGGGCGTCGTCGCAGATGAGGAGTCCATCCTCACGGAGTGCACGCAAGCGCGAGTTCCGAGCAAGTGGCTGTCGTGGCACTACCGCAGTCAGGACGAGGCGCTCATCGCCTTCAGCAACCACCAGTACTACGAGAGCCGACTGTCGTCGTTTCCGGCGCCGCTGCGTGACTTCACGGCGTCCGTGTTCGACGGACGCGCCGCGAAGAAGCCCGACTACGGGCTCTCACTCGTGCGGGTCGACGGCCAGTTCGAACGTTCGGGTGGGCGCGGAATCCTTCGCACCAACCGCGTCGAAGCGCAGATGATCGTCGATGAGGTGATTCGGCGGTTCGCCGCAGCCGGCGACACCGCACCGTCGATCGGCATCATCACGTTCAACGTTCAGCAGCGCGACTTGATCGACAACATGCTGCGCGACGCTCCGGATGAGCGCATCGGTCGCGCGCTCGACGAGCGCGATGGATTGTTCGTGAAGAACCTCGAAAGCGTGCAGGGCGACGAGCGCGACACCATTCTGTTCTCGGTCGCCTTCAGCAAGAACGACCGCGGAATGCTTCCGCTGAACTTCGGACCGCTGTCCCGCGCAGGGGGAGAACGCCGGCTGAACGTCGCGGTGACTCGTGCGCGACGACAGGTCGTGCTGTACGCGAGCTTCGATCCCGCGGAGCTTCGTGCCGAGCAGACTTCGGCCCGTGGGCTCAAAGACCTGAAGTCGTATCTCGAGCTCGCCGCGCGCGGAGTCGCGCCGACGGACGATTCCACGATCCGCGTGCCCGTCATCGATCGCCACCGTGACGAGATCGCCGCGGTCCTCACCGAGCGCGGACTCGTCGTGAAGACGGACGTCGGGCTCTCGGACTTCCGTATCGATCTCACGCTCGCCTCCGCGTCCGACCCCGCGCAGCCGCTCGTCGCCGTCCTGCTCGACGGAGAAGGCTGGCGTGCGCGCCGAACGGTGGCTGATCGCGATGGTCTGCCCGTCGATGTCCTCGGTAGGCTCATGCGCTGGCCGGGCATTGAGAGGGTGTGGCTGCCGGAGTGGCTCGATGATCCGGATGGCACGGCCGACCGACTTGTCGCGGCGGTGGAGGCGGCTGAGGCTGGCGGCTTGTCCGTTGCAGCCGCGGCGGTTGCGGCAGCCGATGATCTCGTTCCACTCGCGACGGAGGAGCCGCTGGAGGCTCTGCGTGACGGAACACCGCCGGGGGTGGAGGACGAGGAAGTCGTCGCTGTGACGCATCCGCACGTCCGCCCCTTCGTGCCCTGGCCGATGACGACGTCCGGGGGAGTCGGCGTGCTCGATGCGCTTCCGAGCCGATCTGCTGTTGAGCGGGTTCGCGCCGCCCTGGTGGAGGTCATCGCCGCCGAGGGGCCAATCTCGCGAGCACGCTTGGTGAGACTGGTGGCGGAATCGTTCGGACTGTCTCGTGTATCAGGCGCGCGGGCTGCGGCGATCCTCGAGCTGATTCCGGCTACTTCCCTTCGCCCGGGGGACGAGCAGTTCGTCTGGCCGACGGACGTGGATGTCGCCACCTGGCGCGATGTTCGCACGAGTGCTCCGGGGGAGAGCCGACCGCTTGAGTCCGTCGCGCTGGAAGAGATCGCGAACGCGATGGCCGTCGTCGCTCAGCTCGGGGGTGGGGTGCGCGAGGACGAGATCAAGCGAGAGGCTCTGCGGCTGTTCGGGGGGAAGCGGATGACGCCCCAGATCTCCGAGCGACTTGCCGAGGCTTTGACGGTGGCGGTGGCCACTCGACGGGTCGAGCTTGCGCCGTCGGGGGCCTATCTCGCGCGTTTCTGA
- a CDS encoding exonuclease domain-containing protein → MGRGFAVVDLETTGLFPQKHDRIVEVAIVHVSPTGVVEGVWETLVNPMRDTGAQRIHGISAAAVARAPEFGALAPSIASLLRGRVPVAHNASFDARFLAHSMEQAGLACPEYEYWMCTMQLAGTFLPGNRSLADCSAAIGYAMQNAHRASADALAAAALLRAYIGAGHDPAWWDGWLATAGEWPDEPCDTTAWLARTDSDTAPRSVLERLHVDVAADAAVDDGALNLDYLALLDRVLLDRYMSATETDDLIRFAAELGLSSTAVRRLHRAYFDGLVSAAWADDQLTADEWADIQKIGGLLEIDAETIAGAASKPDAAAPTLTTGFRLSPGDTVVITGDTRRDRAAWFQILTQRGLIPKDSMVKKAKVLVAADPDSMSGKARQARAWGIPIVTEEGLERLMGLGVAE, encoded by the coding sequence ATGGGGCGAGGATTCGCGGTCGTCGATCTCGAGACGACAGGTCTCTTTCCGCAGAAGCACGATCGCATCGTCGAGGTGGCGATCGTGCATGTGTCGCCGACCGGCGTCGTCGAGGGGGTCTGGGAAACACTCGTCAATCCGATGCGCGATACGGGTGCGCAGCGCATCCACGGCATCAGTGCCGCTGCTGTCGCGCGGGCTCCGGAGTTCGGTGCACTGGCACCGTCCATCGCCTCGCTTCTGCGCGGGCGGGTGCCTGTCGCGCACAACGCGAGTTTCGACGCGCGGTTCTTGGCCCACTCCATGGAGCAAGCCGGTCTGGCGTGTCCCGAGTACGAGTACTGGATGTGCACGATGCAGCTCGCGGGCACATTCCTGCCGGGCAATCGGAGTCTCGCCGACTGCAGTGCCGCGATCGGGTACGCGATGCAGAACGCCCATCGCGCTTCGGCGGATGCTCTCGCCGCGGCGGCGCTCCTTCGCGCCTACATCGGCGCGGGTCACGATCCCGCGTGGTGGGATGGGTGGCTCGCTACCGCGGGGGAGTGGCCGGATGAGCCGTGCGACACGACAGCTTGGCTGGCGCGCACGGACTCCGACACGGCACCGCGGTCAGTTCTCGAGCGTTTGCACGTGGACGTCGCGGCCGACGCCGCCGTCGACGACGGCGCCCTGAATCTCGACTACCTCGCTCTGCTCGATCGCGTCCTCCTCGATCGGTACATGTCCGCGACCGAGACCGACGACCTCATTCGATTCGCCGCGGAGCTCGGTCTTTCAAGCACCGCGGTGCGCCGTCTCCACCGTGCCTACTTCGACGGGTTGGTCTCGGCGGCCTGGGCGGACGATCAGCTCACCGCCGACGAGTGGGCTGATATCCAGAAGATCGGTGGCCTGCTCGAGATCGACGCGGAAACGATCGCCGGAGCCGCTTCGAAACCGGATGCCGCGGCCCCGACCCTCACCACCGGCTTCCGCCTTTCACCGGGAGACACCGTCGTCATCACCGGCGACACGCGCCGAGATCGAGCGGCGTGGTTCCAGATCCTCACCCAGCGCGGTCTCATCCCGAAAGACAGCATGGTGAAGAAGGCCAAGGTGCTTGTGGCCGCCGACCCCGACTCGATGTCGGGGAAGGCGCGGCAGGCGCGAGCGTGGGGGATTCCGATCGTCACGGAGGAGGGGCTGGAGAGGTTGATGGGGCTGGGGGTCGCTGAGTAG
- a CDS encoding nucleotide pyrophosphohydrolase, with amino-acid sequence MTSQHVQRALEDFVRERDWAQFHTPANLAKSIAIEAGELLECFQWSDDADEAQVQAELADVVTYCMLLAARLGVDLDEIVLEKLAMTREKYPVDRARGRSAKYDAL; translated from the coding sequence GTGACGAGTCAGCATGTTCAGAGGGCTCTCGAGGACTTCGTTCGCGAGCGTGACTGGGCCCAGTTTCATACCCCGGCGAACCTTGCCAAGAGCATTGCGATTGAGGCGGGCGAGCTACTGGAGTGCTTCCAGTGGAGCGACGATGCGGACGAGGCGCAGGTGCAAGCCGAGCTCGCTGACGTGGTGACCTATTGCATGCTGCTTGCGGCACGGCTTGGGGTCGACCTGGACGAGATCGTGCTCGAGAAACTCGCCATGACTCGGGAGAAGTACCCGGTCGATCGGGCCAGGGGACGGAGTGCAAAGTATGACGCCCTTTGA